A segment of the Pseudomonadota bacterium genome:
ATGAAAGCCTTCATGAGAGCTTTCCCCCCGTTCCCTCGACGCCGAGGGCCCTGGCCTCATCCTCCGTGAGCTCCGCAAAGGCGTTTATAGCATGATCGGAGGTGCCGATCACCAGATATCTTTTCCCTATCGCGACCAGGTAGAGGTTCTTCCTCGGCTCGATCGCCTGCCTCGCGATGATCCTCGCGAACCCGTGGCCCGCCATCTTACGGAAGATCGGCATGCGCGGGGCGCCGTACTTGAGGAAGATGATCGCGCCCATGCAGACCGCGCCGAGCAGGAGCAGCATCTTGATGAAGAGCCAGGCGAAGTCAGGGACCGCCGCCGGGGATGCCGGCACGGTCTCCATCTCCGCCGCCAAAATAGACAGTATAGATAACATATCGAGTCGTGAGTCGTGAGTCGTGAGTCGTGAGTGGCGGATTAAAAAACTCACCACTCATCGCTCACCACTCACGACTGTCATTTAACCATTTTCAGTATTCTGACGCCCAGCTTGCCGTCCATGTCGACCAGCTCGCCCCGGGCGATGAGCCTGCCGCCCGCCACCACGTCCACGGTCTCCCCCGGCGGCCTGCCGAGCTCCACCACCTGGCCGAGAGAGAGCTTCATGAGCTCGCCCACGTTGGTCGTCACCTTGCCTATCACGGCCACCAGGCTCACCGGCACGTCCGGCGCAAGGCCGGCGAGCGATTCGGAGAAATCCTCGGGGAGGGGCTCCTCGGCGGCGGGGCCCTCCGGCTCCGCCTCCATCTTCTCGAAGCCGGCGAAGTCGGGCAGCTCGTCTCCCTCCTCGCCGCCCTCTTCCTTCACATCGTCCGCGCCGGGCTCGGTCCCCTCGTCCTCCTGGCCCTCCTCCCACTCCTCGAACACATCGAGGTCGTTGATCTGGGTCTCGTCGCCCTTTTTGTCCTTTGGATTCACCATGTCACTCTCCCCTGTGGATTCCCCTGACGCACGCCCTGGCGCGGCCGGCCTCCAGCGTCACGTCCGCGTCCAGCCCCGCCCCTTCGCCGAGCCCCGCGCGCAGTATCACCCTGCCGCCCGCCGGCCTCGCCTCCGAGCCGGCGGCCCGCATGGCGGGCAGGCCCGACAGCGCCAGGTCGCCCCCCTCGAGCAGGACCACATCGCCCTCCTCAAGCCTCGCGATGTCGGCGGGGGTGACGGTCGCGCGGCCCGCCTCGGCCCAGAGCGCCGTGCGAACGTAGTGGTATCTCTCCATTGCCCTCATGCGGGCGGCGCGCTCGCCGGGCTTCGACTCGCCGGGCGCCTCGGCCTCGAGCATCGCCTGCTTCACGAACGGCTCCGGGAACACGAGCCTCGCGAACCCCGCGTGCCTGCCCATCCCTGCGCGATAAGCCAGCACCGCGCAGCGCGACTCCTCCGCAGCGGCGGCCTTGG
Coding sequences within it:
- a CDS encoding flagellar biosynthetic protein FliO; its protein translation is MLSILSILAAEMETVPASPAAVPDFAWLFIKMLLLLGAVCMGAIIFLKYGAPRMPIFRKMAGHGFARIIARQAIEPRKNLYLVAIGKRYLVIGTSDHAINAFAELTEDEARALGVEGTGGKLS
- a CDS encoding FliM/FliN family flagellar motor switch protein — protein: MVNPKDKKGDETQINDLDVFEEWEEGQEDEGTEPGADDVKEEGGEEGDELPDFAGFEKMEAEPEGPAAEEPLPEDFSESLAGLAPDVPVSLVAVIGKVTTNVGELMKLSLGQVVELGRPPGETVDVVAGGRLIARGELVDMDGKLGVRILKMVK